A region of the Paenibacillus sp. J23TS9 genome:
TTTTTCATGAGGTCATGATTTAATCAAATGCTTCAATTTCTTCTCCAAATCTTTGGGCGGCAAAATACCAAGCACAACTTCCTGGACGACTCCGCGCTTGTCGATCAGCACATTAGTTGGAAAGGCGATCCCCTTATACTGTGTTTCGTAAATATCAGCTTTCAAGTCCAGCATCACCGGGAAATTCACGCTATATTTTTCGATAAATTTTTGGGCATTCTTTTTATTATCGTATTTGGTAACGTTAACGCCGTAGATGTTTAGGCTGTCCTTATATTTCTCGGCAAGAGCGTTCAGCTCAGGAGCTTCCTGCTGACATGGACTACACCAGGACGCCCAAAAATTGAGCAAAATTGCCTTATCCTGCTGTCCGCCGACATGATAATCATTTCCGTCCAGACCTTGTGCTGTAAACGCCGGGGCTAGCAGCCCCGCCTTGGGTCCCGTCTCGGTCGGCATCGCCTTTTCATGCTGGAATACCGACTGGATGCCGGGTCCCGCATTTTGATAAACCGCGATACCGATTAATACGATCACGCCAAGAAGAATATATAGATTACGCTTCATGGTTGTTTTCGTTCCTTTTCATAGAGTTTCTATCCTGTATTGTACCCTCTTTTCACCGTAACTTACAAATGGTTTGCAGGAAATTTGCAAAAAGAACAAAATAACCCTATAAAAAGAAAATTACACACCGAAGATCTATTTCAGTGACTTTGTAACGTTCAGGAATAATCACAAAAAAATGCCTCTGCTACTTAGCAGAGGCCATACGAGAGGGGAGAACTACGGTTGACAGAGCCTCATGGAACCAGGCAAGAAATTTCGCTCAGCGCCTTGTGCGGAAGGCAGATAGCCGAGCATCTGTTTCTCCGATTACCATATGAAGCCTGCGGTGTATTGCGGGGTAAAGCTACAGCGGGCGGCATGCGGATCGATACCTTCGTTCCAATGCGCAACGTAGCGCCTGACCCGCTGCACCGTTTTGTCCTACATCCCGAAGACTGGGTAAGAGAATGCTTGCGGGGTGATGGCCTCGTCGGCCTTTTCCATTCCCATCCCCACTCGCTGCCTGTTCCCTCCGAAGAGGATCTGCAGCAGCTGCCTCTATTCGCGGATCTGCTCAGGGTCTATATGATCGGCAGTCCGGACGAGACGAATGAGAAAGTGCAGTTAAACGGGTATTCTATCTTGAAAGGAATGGATGGTCTGTACACGCTGCAGCCTGCAATTGTTAAGCATGGCTGAGACAGGCATATAGATCACCCAGCGTATCGGCCATTCTGCTCTCTGCAATTTCCTTAAGATATGAAGTCCAGAGCTGAGCCGTCATCTTCGCATCTTCTAGCGCATGATGTCTTCCTTCAATCGGAATGCCCTTCCCTGACAACAACGAGTCCAGCGAATAGCTCTGACGGTTAGGGTCCAGCCATCGTGCGATCATCATCGTATCAATGAGGCGATGACTGAGATTAACCTTGGATGTTTTCCAGAGAGCTGCATTCAGAAATGATTTATCATGCGCACTGGCATGAGCTACCAACACCCTGTCTCCGATAAAATTCATGAAATCATGCAGACCGCTAATGAGGGGCGGCGCCTGATCAATCATCGGCTGCGTAATGCCTGTCAGCTCGGTGATATGCCCGGGTACCGGCCGTTTGGCTTGAACCAGCGTGTAAAATTGTTCTTCTTCCATGATGTATTCGCCGTCTGCCTTCAGCGCCCCAATAGATAGTATTTCATCCCCTTGCTGAACATGAAACCCGGTGGTTTCCAAGTCGAAAATGACCGTTTTAAGCTTATGCAGTGGTGTATGAAGCGTTTCCGGTCTGCGCTGTTCCCGCATCAGAGAGCGGATAAAGGCCATCTGCTGAGCTGAAGTACCTCCCATTACGGATGATATAGCAGATGGTACTCCTCCCTGGCGCAGCATGCTCCAGAAGCCGCCATTTCCGCGCTCCGGGGTTTTCATGACCTTCTCCTCTCAGCAAACCGCAGACGTCTCTGCAGTGCCCGGTGGGTGCGCCTCACGGTCGTAAGGCTATCACGAAGCTTATAGAGCAGCGGTTTTTTCTTCAATTCGGATTGCGGCAGGTATCCACTGCTGGAGTAAACGCCGTTCTTCACAGTAAAGGAAGCCGCTGCGCGAAGCGTCAAAGCTGTCAGAAAAGCACGCTGGCAGTTTTCAAACAGCATGTTCCCCCCATCAAGCAAAGATAATTTTTCCAGACGCTTCAGCGTGGATGTCTCGCCAATCCCTTCTTGTAAAGCCATGTACCGGATACTGTTCACCAGCGGGATATACACACCATATTTCACATCAAAATCCCCGGCATGCTCTCCAAAACGTTCGGTTACTACCTGTCCAAGAACATTCAGCGTCGCCTTATGCCTGACGGTATTCCTCAAAATAGCTGTCGCCATCTCAGGAGATTCATTCATGCTGCGTTCAAAAAACTGTTTCCATGCCACGACAAGCGGACGTTCCCCCGAAATAAATCGCATATCCGAAGCTATCATCAGGTTGCGGACAGGCTCCCAGCTGAAATCCTGATGCCAGCTTGTCATTTGCCCCTTCCACTCCGCTAGCGTTTTGCGCCATAGCGGCTCGGAGCACATGACTTTCCCTTTGCATTTTTCGTATCCCAAATATTCCAGCAAATTGGACAGATGACGTCCAAATGTGTGGAAGTACATCTCTTTTTCTTCATGGACTTCGTCACTGAGGATCAGCCCGTTATCCTGGTCGCTCCAAAGTGTGGATTCACGGCGTCCAGAGCTTCCAAACACCACAAAAGCATAAGGAACAGGGGGCGGGCCGTAACCCGCCGCTTCCAGTTCATATTCACATAATGCCGCCGCTCTGGCTGCAACATCATCATGCATGTCATTCACAAGCGAGGTCCATGCCTCAATCGGCAGCAGTGTATACAGATGCTCCAGCTGCGTTTGGCATTCCTGTCGTTTATTTTTCAATTGTTCACGCGAAGCTGCATATCTGATGCCTTCCAAATCCGGCTCACTTTCGGCGTATTTCATCGGCTCCATCGCTGCACCTCCCTGTCAAACCGCTGCTGGAGCTTATGATTTAATGTAGTATATTGGGATATTCTCAATTAAAACGATTCGTTTGTTCCAA
Encoded here:
- a CDS encoding TlpA disulfide reductase family protein gives rise to the protein MKRNLYILLGVIVLIGIAVYQNAGPGIQSVFQHEKAMPTETGPKAGLLAPAFTAQGLDGNDYHVGGQQDKAILLNFWASWCSPCQQEAPELNALAEKYKDSLNIYGVNVTKYDNKKNAQKFIEKYSVNFPVMLDLKADIYETQYKGIAFPTNVLIDKRGVVQEVVLGILPPKDLEKKLKHLIKS
- a CDS encoding M67 family metallopeptidase — protein: MTEPHGTRQEISLSALCGRQIAEHLFLRLPYEACGVLRGKATAGGMRIDTFVPMRNVAPDPLHRFVLHPEDWVRECLRGDGLVGLFHSHPHSLPVPSEEDLQQLPLFADLLRVYMIGSPDETNEKVQLNGYSILKGMDGLYTLQPAIVKHG
- a CDS encoding exonuclease domain-containing protein; translation: MKTPERGNGGFWSMLRQGGVPSAISSVMGGTSAQQMAFIRSLMREQRRPETLHTPLHKLKTVIFDLETTGFHVQQGDEILSIGALKADGEYIMEEEQFYTLVQAKRPVPGHITELTGITQPMIDQAPPLISGLHDFMNFIGDRVLVAHASAHDKSFLNAALWKTSKVNLSHRLIDTMMIARWLDPNRQSYSLDSLLSGKGIPIEGRHHALEDAKMTAQLWTSYLKEIAESRMADTLGDLYACLSHA
- a CDS encoding DUF294 nucleotidyltransferase-like domain-containing protein, yielding MEPMKYAESEPDLEGIRYAASREQLKNKRQECQTQLEHLYTLLPIEAWTSLVNDMHDDVAARAAALCEYELEAAGYGPPPVPYAFVVFGSSGRRESTLWSDQDNGLILSDEVHEEKEMYFHTFGRHLSNLLEYLGYEKCKGKVMCSEPLWRKTLAEWKGQMTSWHQDFSWEPVRNLMIASDMRFISGERPLVVAWKQFFERSMNESPEMATAILRNTVRHKATLNVLGQVVTERFGEHAGDFDVKYGVYIPLVNSIRYMALQEGIGETSTLKRLEKLSLLDGGNMLFENCQRAFLTALTLRAAASFTVKNGVYSSSGYLPQSELKKKPLLYKLRDSLTTVRRTHRALQRRLRFAERRRS